A stretch of the Maridesulfovibrio zosterae DSM 11974 genome encodes the following:
- a CDS encoding sigma-54 interaction domain-containing protein, which translates to MALNVNGIIGNSPALKEVFAILAKVAPTDSTVLVTGESGTGKELLVRALHHNSKRKEKPFVPVNCGAIPKELLESELFGHEKGAFTHAVRSRPGRFELADGGTIFLDEIGEMDLSLQVKILRVLQEKEIERVGGTSIKKVDVRIVAATNRDLEEEVAAGRFREDLFYRLNVIPMHLPPLRDRGGDVLMLAKHFLNRFSEDKDIEALRIDAVAADMMVSYSWPGNVRELENFMERMCILCDADEIVPEDLPDKIWKDVGKEPKKKVAELMQPVGFSWPTLDDMAEQGAAGLKDFLEKIEDRILIEALEKSGGVRNKAAELLGVKRTTLIEKIKKRKLEV; encoded by the coding sequence ATGGCTCTTAATGTGAATGGAATTATCGGAAACAGTCCTGCGCTTAAGGAGGTCTTTGCTATTCTTGCAAAGGTTGCGCCTACGGACAGTACCGTGCTGGTTACGGGGGAATCCGGCACGGGGAAGGAATTACTGGTCCGTGCATTGCACCATAACAGCAAGCGAAAGGAGAAGCCTTTTGTTCCAGTGAACTGCGGTGCTATTCCTAAAGAACTTCTGGAATCTGAGCTTTTCGGGCATGAAAAAGGTGCATTTACGCATGCGGTACGGTCTCGCCCCGGTCGGTTCGAACTCGCTGACGGTGGTACAATATTTCTCGATGAAATAGGTGAGATGGATTTAAGCTTGCAGGTTAAAATTCTCAGGGTCCTGCAGGAAAAAGAAATTGAACGGGTTGGTGGAACATCCATAAAAAAGGTAGATGTTCGTATTGTTGCAGCTACCAATCGTGATCTTGAGGAGGAAGTTGCTGCCGGACGTTTTCGCGAAGATCTTTTCTATCGACTCAATGTAATTCCTATGCATCTTCCACCTCTCAGAGATCGTGGTGGCGATGTCCTGATGCTGGCAAAACATTTTTTGAATCGTTTCAGTGAAGATAAGGATATAGAAGCCTTGCGCATTGATGCTGTTGCAGCAGATATGATGGTATCATATTCATGGCCCGGCAATGTTCGCGAACTTGAAAATTTCATGGAACGTATGTGTATTCTCTGCGATGCGGACGAAATTGTTCCAGAGGATCTTCCAGATAAAATCTGGAAAGATGTTGGTAAAGAACCGAAAAAGAAAGTCGCAGAGCTTATGCAGCCTGTTGGCTTCAGTTGGCCTACTCTTGATGATATGGCTGAGCAGGGTGCTGCTGGACTTAAGGATTTTCTTGAAAAGATTGAAGACAGAATTCTTATTGAAGCCTTGGAGAAATCCGGTGGTGTTCGAAATAAAGCTGCTGAGCTGCTTGGAGTTAAACGGACTACTCTTATTGAGAAAATTAAGAAGAGGAAGTTGGAAGTATAA
- a CDS encoding NAD(P)/FAD-dependent oxidoreductase — MNPNNSGKKEFDVIIVGGGPAGLFAAFYLGEHTNLDVLVIEKGKSSLKRNCPITGDQECIKCKPCNILSGVGGAGLFSDGKLNYIHKLGKTDLTQFMSVSEAKALIDETEEIFNRFNMDGKVFPTDMETAKNIRKDALKHGIDLLLIKQKHLGSDNLPGHIAAMAEYCKEKGVTFHTNENVEDILIEDGKLAGVVTKKAEYRAKNVILAPGRVGAEWMGSVAKRHDLAITQRGIEVGVRVEVHGDIMRDLCSVIYDPTFFIRTNTYDDQVRTFCTNQGGFVALENYQDFVCVNGHAYMDKKSENTNFAFLSKVVLEEPVTDNQAYGESIGKLATIIGGGKPILQRFGDLKRGRRSTWNRVRNSFVEPTMKNVTCGDIAMALPERIVRNLIEGLEKLNDVVPGVANEETLLYAPEIKFFSTQIETSEVLETALEGLFVAGDGPGVAGNIVSASATGIIPAKEIVSRIKK; from the coding sequence ATGAACCCGAACAATTCCGGGAAGAAAGAGTTTGATGTAATTATTGTCGGTGGTGGTCCAGCAGGACTTTTTGCCGCGTTTTATCTTGGCGAGCATACAAATCTTGATGTGCTGGTCATCGAAAAAGGGAAAAGTTCCCTTAAAAGAAACTGTCCTATTACCGGAGATCAGGAATGTATCAAGTGTAAGCCTTGTAACATCTTGTCTGGTGTAGGGGGAGCCGGGCTTTTCTCAGATGGAAAGCTTAATTATATTCACAAGCTGGGCAAGACTGATTTGACGCAGTTTATGTCTGTTTCTGAGGCAAAAGCTCTCATTGATGAAACTGAAGAAATCTTTAACCGTTTCAACATGGATGGAAAGGTTTTTCCTACTGACATGGAAACGGCAAAAAATATTCGAAAAGATGCCTTGAAGCATGGCATCGATTTGCTGCTTATTAAGCAAAAGCATCTCGGCAGTGACAATCTTCCCGGGCATATTGCAGCTATGGCTGAGTATTGCAAGGAGAAGGGAGTAACTTTTCATACCAATGAAAATGTTGAAGATATCCTCATTGAGGATGGAAAGCTCGCCGGTGTAGTGACTAAAAAAGCTGAGTATAGAGCTAAAAATGTTATTCTCGCTCCTGGACGTGTCGGGGCAGAGTGGATGGGATCTGTAGCAAAGAGACATGATCTGGCTATTACTCAGCGTGGTATTGAAGTTGGTGTGCGTGTTGAAGTTCATGGTGATATTATGCGTGACCTTTGCAGCGTTATTTATGACCCGACTTTCTTTATCCGTACTAACACTTATGACGATCAGGTTCGCACTTTTTGTACTAATCAGGGTGGTTTTGTCGCACTTGAAAATTATCAGGATTTTGTCTGTGTGAACGGACATGCATATATGGATAAGAAATCGGAAAATACCAACTTTGCTTTTCTTTCTAAAGTAGTGCTCGAAGAGCCTGTTACTGATAATCAGGCATATGGAGAGTCCATAGGGAAACTTGCAACTATTATTGGTGGCGGTAAGCCTATTTTACAGCGTTTTGGTGATCTAAAGCGTGGACGACGTTCTACATGGAACAGGGTTCGCAACAGCTTTGTTGAACCTACTATGAAAAACGTGACTTGCGGTGACATCGCTATGGCGCTGCCTGAGCGTATAGTTCGTAACCTTATTGAAGGTCTTGAAAAGCTTAATGATGTTGTCCCCGGAGTAGCTAACGAAGAAACACTTCTTTATGCTCCGGAAATTAAGTTTTTCTCAACCCAGATTGAAACTTCAGAAGTTCTTGAAACAGCTCTTGAAGGCCTCTTTGTTGCTGGGGATGGCCCGGGAGTGGCCGGAAACATTGTTTCAGCTTCTGCTACCGGTATTATCCCGGCCAAAGAAATTGTGAGCAGAATTAAAAAATAA
- a CDS encoding tetratricopeptide repeat protein encodes MAAVIWLACPHPGYALEYFIDTKADMDTIRFVFDQKNISGKVRRTGRNQITISFPDNALAAEKKPTPAPVASLRIVDSLKVGKNSITLGTRITGFGFIRIPAGNGEMLIQVFRDPIGSKWRSPNYKAKKEAERKKAAQKRAAQKRAAQKKAASKKVADQKKSVLKTSAKSTTPVEKKESRVESKPVEKKQVIRKSVEKPPVISEVDLPDSEESPVLKDELKAAQEINNPAQQDVSVPSRRPFYSVPYTYRAPVSNVGPGEAKPVDTSIPPARAGIGYNKTAQASYPDTGNSAGSVVPVSNQEVHSADNGKAGGQVVPETVQSEGGVAGGVMPPPQTESDSFEAVRPSGEGGVSGAVSPPQLSEGGASGRIAPPPSQASGTVNGPVAGSSIVPPDSGASGQVVPPPQNEDSFEAGEYDTSDQGDENVNASALVGEADATEGAEGDSYVDDGSDAFPVESSVGEDEEGGTKKEMTLEEKIKIAKGMLLAAESTLADGQVQAAVDGFKEISLLPYIPTDMRLRALYGKAEALTELYKDAPADNFGETSSAWMEAMNADTKAPNVPMALLNLGLLNLKVGNMPEAKAYFNLLKSQYPNDPNIPYISYYWGQYYLGLGEYEKAADQFQYLVQMYPDSKVVRDAALGLAKALDKLGYDEQAYQIIDYIDKRWPRFYIEDLDFLLMAANTQNRLGKVNDAKGNYWAYYNLAPDAKEADIVLARIGDIYLKQGDKDAAKEIYEKAAKDFPDKEGGLVAMMRLAEEGIYDDPSMSQMDKVFDRPYNLRPQKIYNRIVEKHPDSPLAPLAQLKLGMWYYWNKKYGDCLSAVQDFLDKYPRSALREKASQLGTQVFDKAVPELVKDENYGRVIDYWNKYAAKNDDGKGVNDDTRMGVALSYWKKAQPQKALELIDRYLQEEEVPKYSAMALDMALGIYVEDQAWSKVTNLVNLAKNKWKLDPKQQVQIEYAQAMAYENLGETERSTPLWAGLASNLLLPESSRAYSMYYMAKSSMKKKELKKVFIYAQEALSMLLETGGDREKIKDCILMTIFAAESSGRYREALKWAAEYDKYIPISDSEWASSRFRLAQLYEKAGAMSEWKKLMEEVAEKSADDLYGRLAKSALETHKIEQDASKFKPNMGFQ; translated from the coding sequence ATGGCAGCCGTTATTTGGCTGGCCTGCCCGCATCCTGGTTATGCTTTGGAGTATTTTATTGATACCAAAGCTGACATGGATACAATTCGTTTTGTCTTTGATCAGAAAAATATATCCGGCAAAGTGCGCCGTACAGGGCGCAATCAAATCACTATTTCTTTTCCAGATAATGCACTTGCTGCTGAAAAAAAACCTACTCCAGCTCCCGTAGCTTCCCTGCGAATAGTTGACTCCTTAAAGGTCGGCAAGAATTCTATTACACTCGGCACTCGTATTACCGGGTTTGGTTTTATCCGTATACCTGCCGGTAACGGGGAAATGCTGATCCAGGTTTTTCGTGATCCTATCGGATCTAAATGGCGTTCTCCCAACTACAAAGCTAAAAAGGAAGCTGAGCGTAAGAAAGCTGCACAAAAGCGTGCTGCGCAAAAACGTGCTGCGCAGAAGAAAGCGGCATCCAAGAAAGTTGCTGATCAGAAGAAGTCTGTCCTCAAAACTTCTGCTAAGTCAACAACTCCAGTTGAAAAAAAAGAATCAAGAGTCGAATCTAAGCCTGTAGAAAAAAAACAGGTTATTCGTAAATCGGTTGAAAAACCTCCTGTTATTTCAGAAGTAGATTTACCTGACAGTGAAGAGTCACCTGTGCTTAAGGACGAACTTAAAGCTGCTCAGGAAATTAATAATCCAGCTCAGCAGGATGTTTCAGTTCCTTCAAGACGGCCATTTTATTCAGTTCCTTATACCTACCGTGCTCCAGTATCCAATGTCGGCCCCGGTGAGGCTAAACCTGTAGATACTTCTATTCCTCCTGCTAGAGCTGGAATAGGCTACAATAAGACTGCCCAGGCTTCTTATCCAGACACTGGAAATTCAGCTGGAAGTGTTGTGCCTGTGTCGAATCAGGAAGTTCATAGCGCTGACAATGGTAAAGCTGGAGGACAGGTTGTGCCTGAGACAGTCCAGTCAGAAGGTGGCGTTGCCGGAGGTGTCATGCCTCCGCCGCAGACTGAATCTGATAGCTTTGAAGCAGTACGACCTTCCGGAGAAGGAGGCGTTTCCGGAGCAGTGTCTCCGCCGCAGTTATCTGAAGGAGGAGCTTCCGGAAGAATCGCTCCTCCTCCGTCACAAGCATCTGGAACAGTAAATGGTCCTGTAGCCGGTAGTAGTATCGTCCCGCCTGATTCAGGTGCATCAGGACAGGTTGTTCCTCCACCACAAAATGAGGATAGTTTTGAAGCTGGAGAGTATGATACTTCAGATCAGGGTGATGAAAATGTAAATGCATCTGCTTTAGTGGGAGAAGCAGATGCAACTGAGGGCGCCGAAGGCGATAGCTATGTAGATGACGGTTCTGATGCTTTTCCTGTTGAAAGTTCCGTAGGGGAAGATGAGGAAGGTGGCACTAAAAAGGAAATGACCCTTGAAGAAAAGATAAAAATTGCCAAGGGGATGCTTCTTGCCGCAGAAAGTACCTTAGCTGACGGTCAGGTACAGGCTGCAGTTGATGGTTTTAAAGAAATTTCATTGTTGCCATATATTCCAACTGATATGCGCCTTCGTGCCCTATATGGCAAGGCCGAGGCTTTGACTGAACTTTATAAGGATGCTCCGGCTGACAATTTTGGTGAGACTTCCAGTGCCTGGATGGAAGCAATGAATGCTGACACTAAGGCTCCTAATGTTCCGATGGCGTTGCTTAATCTGGGACTTTTGAATCTTAAGGTAGGGAATATGCCGGAAGCAAAGGCATATTTTAATCTTTTGAAATCTCAATATCCTAATGATCCTAATATACCCTATATCAGCTATTATTGGGGGCAGTATTATCTAGGTTTGGGAGAGTACGAGAAAGCAGCTGATCAGTTCCAATATCTTGTTCAGATGTATCCTGACAGCAAAGTTGTGCGTGATGCCGCTTTAGGTTTGGCTAAGGCCCTTGATAAGCTGGGTTATGATGAGCAGGCATATCAAATCATTGATTACATCGATAAACGTTGGCCTAGATTTTATATTGAAGACCTTGATTTCTTGCTTATGGCGGCAAACACCCAGAATAGACTTGGCAAGGTCAATGATGCCAAGGGAAATTATTGGGCATACTACAACCTGGCTCCTGATGCAAAGGAAGCCGATATTGTTTTAGCACGTATAGGTGATATTTATTTAAAGCAGGGCGATAAAGACGCAGCAAAAGAAATTTATGAAAAAGCAGCCAAGGATTTTCCTGACAAAGAAGGTGGCCTTGTTGCTATGATGCGTCTGGCTGAAGAAGGTATTTATGATGATCCAAGTATGTCGCAAATGGATAAAGTCTTTGATCGTCCTTACAATCTTAGACCACAGAAGATTTATAATCGTATTGTAGAAAAGCATCCTGACAGTCCTCTTGCGCCGCTTGCACAGCTCAAGCTTGGTATGTGGTATTACTGGAATAAAAAATATGGTGACTGTTTAAGTGCTGTACAGGATTTTCTGGATAAGTATCCACGTAGTGCATTGCGCGAAAAAGCCAGTCAACTCGGGACTCAGGTCTTTGATAAGGCCGTCCCTGAATTGGTTAAAGATGAAAATTATGGCAGAGTTATTGATTATTGGAACAAGTACGCAGCCAAAAATGATGACGGCAAAGGTGTAAATGATGATACCCGTATGGGGGTTGCCTTAAGCTATTGGAAAAAAGCGCAGCCGCAAAAAGCTCTTGAGCTTATTGATCGTTATCTTCAGGAAGAAGAAGTACCAAAATATTCAGCTATGGCGCTTGATATGGCTCTTGGAATTTATGTTGAAGATCAGGCTTGGAGTAAGGTCACTAATCTGGTCAATCTCGCGAAAAATAAATGGAAGCTTGACCCGAAGCAGCAAGTGCAGATTGAATATGCACAGGCAATGGCTTATGAAAATTTAGGCGAAACCGAGCGCAGTACTCCTCTATGGGCCGGGCTGGCCTCAAACCTTCTTTTGCCTGAATCGTCGCGTGCTTATTCCATGTACTATATGGCTAAGTCCTCTATGAAGAAGAAGGAACTTAAAAAAGTTTTTATCTATGCCCAGGAAGCGTTGTCTATGCTTCTTGAGACCGGTGGTGACAGGGAAAAGATCAAAGATTGTATTTTGATGACAATTTTTGCGGCAGAGAGTTCCGGCAGATATCGTGAGGCTCTTAAATGGGCTGCCGAGTATGACAAGTATATTCCGATCTCTGATTCTGAATGGGCTTCTTCACGATTTCGTTTGGCTCAGCTTTATGAGAAGGCCGGAGCCATGTCTGAATGGAAGAAGTTGATGGAAGAAGTGGCAGAAAAGAGTGCTGATGATTTATATGGCCGGTTGGCAAAATCTGCTCTTGAAACACATAAGATTGAGCAGGATGCATCCAAGTTTAAGCCGAACATGGGTTTTCAATAA
- a CDS encoding sugar porter family MFS transporter, with amino-acid sequence MISAPTSDKQPACIAFVLLLSTAAALGGFLFGFDTAVINGAVIALGDYFKVGPVLVGMSVSLALLGSAVGALGSGYISDKYGRIKGMMLAAVLFTASGVGAGLPFTVWDFIFWRILGGIGIGLASAITPAYIAEISPASLRGRFGSLQQLAIVVGIFIAMLSNYMLVEVAGGSAGNELWFGFETWRWMFWAEVPPALLYLIASMMIPESPRYLIGRGRETEAHEILGKVIGDSVLEKIEEIKVTLQVEGGAAFADIKGRIGFKHIVWLGLGLSVLQQFVGINVIFYYGSMLWRSVGFTEQHSLWITVVTGIVNIVTTLIAIVFIDCIGRKPLLLSGSAGMVITLGILAYLFGTAPLDAAGNPKLIGETATTALVAANIYVFCFGFSWGPVVWVLLGEMFNNRMRASALALGAGAQWVANFVVSASFPSLVEWVGLGFTYLGYTFFAAVSFFFVMFLIRETRGRELEDME; translated from the coding sequence ATGATCTCTGCTCCTACTAGTGACAAACAGCCTGCCTGCATTGCTTTTGTTTTACTTCTGTCGACTGCTGCCGCTCTTGGAGGGTTTCTATTTGGATTTGATACAGCTGTTATAAACGGAGCAGTCATCGCTTTGGGTGATTATTTTAAAGTCGGTCCGGTGCTGGTTGGAATGTCTGTTTCACTGGCTTTACTTGGTTCTGCCGTTGGTGCACTGGGGTCCGGATATATTTCTGATAAATATGGACGTATTAAAGGTATGATGCTGGCGGCTGTGTTGTTTACAGCAAGTGGCGTCGGAGCAGGGCTTCCTTTTACTGTTTGGGATTTCATTTTCTGGAGGATTTTAGGTGGAATCGGTATCGGGCTGGCAAGTGCCATAACGCCTGCTTATATTGCCGAAATTTCACCGGCGTCTCTTAGAGGGCGATTTGGGTCATTACAGCAATTGGCTATTGTCGTGGGTATTTTTATCGCTATGCTGAGTAATTACATGCTGGTTGAGGTTGCCGGTGGTTCTGCCGGTAATGAATTGTGGTTTGGTTTTGAAACATGGCGTTGGATGTTTTGGGCTGAGGTTCCTCCGGCTTTACTTTATTTAATTGCATCTATGATGATTCCTGAGTCTCCGAGATATCTAATCGGAAGAGGGAGAGAAACTGAAGCTCATGAAATTTTAGGAAAAGTAATTGGAGATAGTGTTCTTGAGAAGATAGAAGAAATCAAGGTTACACTACAAGTCGAAGGTGGGGCTGCCTTTGCTGATATTAAGGGGCGAATCGGCTTTAAGCACATTGTCTGGCTTGGACTTGGACTATCTGTATTGCAGCAGTTTGTTGGGATTAATGTAATTTTTTATTATGGAAGTATGCTCTGGCGGAGTGTTGGGTTTACCGAGCAGCATTCCTTGTGGATTACGGTTGTTACAGGAATTGTAAATATAGTGACAACGCTTATTGCGATTGTTTTTATTGATTGTATCGGGCGTAAACCGTTGCTCCTGTCAGGATCTGCCGGAATGGTCATTACCTTAGGGATACTTGCATATCTGTTTGGTACAGCACCACTTGATGCTGCTGGAAATCCTAAGCTTATTGGAGAGACTGCTACGACTGCCCTTGTTGCAGCTAACATTTATGTTTTTTGTTTCGGTTTTTCATGGGGACCTGTTGTCTGGGTTTTGCTTGGAGAAATGTTCAACAACCGAATGCGGGCATCTGCTCTTGCCTTGGGAGCCGGGGCTCAGTGGGTCGCTAACTTTGTTGTTTCCGCTTCTTTTCCTTCTCTTGTAGAATGGGTTGGCCTTGGATTTACTTATTTGGGTTATACATTTTTTGCAGCGGTGTCTTTTTTCTTTGTCATGTTTTTGATTCGTGAAACCAGAGGTCGGGAATTAGAGGATATGGAGTAG
- a CDS encoding RrF2 family transcriptional regulator, with the protein MRLTTRSRYGTRMMLDIAMHCRTGPVRISDIASRQGLSTKYLEKLIRELKKAGFITSKRGPGGGHILSMSPEDISVGDVVRSLEGESGLVECLEDDVMCQRIENCPTREVWIKASKAMYAALDEISISDLLKEGSFCIKTNPF; encoded by the coding sequence ATGAGACTGACCACCAGAAGTAGATACGGTACCAGAATGATGCTGGATATAGCGATGCACTGTAGAACAGGACCAGTTCGTATCAGCGATATTGCCAGCCGCCAGGGACTATCCACCAAATACCTTGAAAAACTCATTCGAGAGCTTAAAAAAGCTGGCTTCATCACCAGCAAAAGAGGCCCCGGTGGAGGACATATTTTGTCAATGTCTCCGGAAGATATCTCCGTTGGAGATGTTGTAAGAAGCCTTGAAGGTGAATCTGGACTTGTTGAATGCCTTGAAGATGATGTTATGTGCCAGCGCATTGAGAACTGCCCCACCCGTGAGGTATGGATCAAAGCCAGCAAAGCCATGTATGCAGCTCTTGACGAAATCAGCATCTCAGATTTACTCAAAGAAGGCTCATTCTGTATCAAAACAAACCCATTCTAA
- a CDS encoding DUF1499 domain-containing protein: protein MTYKIILLLMVVSGIALFTAACISTAPDNLGVKNGKFSPCPDSPKCVSSQAKDPSHRIDAIKASGSAQEVMQHLTEVIKQIEGSKIIKTEGPYLYAEFRSKIFRYVDDFECFYDEPNGLIEVKSSARLGYYDFSVNRDRVEKIRELFKEKSDRTLIQ from the coding sequence ATGACATACAAAATAATTTTATTATTAATGGTAGTTTCAGGGATAGCGCTCTTCACAGCCGCATGTATATCCACTGCTCCAGACAATCTTGGAGTAAAAAATGGAAAATTTTCTCCATGCCCTGACAGTCCTAAATGCGTCTCATCGCAGGCAAAAGATCCGTCGCATAGAATTGATGCAATCAAAGCTTCAGGCTCGGCACAGGAAGTGATGCAGCACCTCACAGAGGTCATAAAACAAATAGAAGGATCAAAAATAATAAAAACAGAAGGCCCATATCTTTATGCTGAATTCAGAAGTAAAATATTCAGATATGTTGATGACTTCGAATGTTTTTATGATGAACCAAATGGATTAATAGAAGTAAAATCTTCGGCACGGCTCGGATATTACGATTTTTCCGTAAACAGAGACAGAGTCGAAAAAATACGCGAACTTTTTAAAGAAAAATCTGACCGAACACTTATACAATAG